One Clostridia bacterium genomic region harbors:
- a CDS encoding DUF1846 domain-containing protein encodes MKIGFDNNLYVEQQTAKILERINQFDNKLYLEFGGKLFDDLHASRILPGFDENVKIRLLQKLKDRVEVIFCISSKDIVRNKIRADFGITYSLESLRVIDNLRKVGILVSAIVITLYEDEVQVNQFIRNLTNKGEKVYIHKETKGYPLDVETIVSPEGYGKNPYIPTTRPLVVVTAPGPGSGKLATCLSQLYHENLHGVKAGYAKFETFPIWNLPLSHPINVAYEAATADLGDVTTIDPYHLQRYNITTTNYNRDIEAFPVVNNILTNIAGEQIYFSPTDMGVNCLSSAIIDDSACRYASCQEVIRRYLVAKVDYKKGLVGLDTVTRLEFLMRKLGLSVTDRPCVTPALEYERQCSVPVTSIELANGQVITGKQSDLLTSSASCTLNALKTLAGIYDEVKLLPCEVIEPIVFLNRNVYKSKREMMTLEQVLVALSISQYYNDTAIIALKQLPKLKGCQVHTTRILTQGTYSVFRKLGIDVTSEDVYVSGDLYTE; translated from the coding sequence ATGAAAATAGGGTTTGATAATAATTTATACGTCGAACAGCAAACGGCTAAAATTTTAGAGCGTATCAATCAATTTGATAATAAACTTTACCTAGAATTTGGCGGTAAGTTATTTGACGACCTTCACGCTTCGAGAATTTTGCCGGGTTTTGACGAAAATGTAAAAATTCGCTTGCTTCAAAAGTTAAAGGATAGGGTAGAAGTTATTTTTTGTATAAGTAGCAAAGATATTGTTCGTAACAAAATTCGAGCTGACTTTGGCATAACTTATTCCCTAGAATCTTTACGTGTAATTGACAACTTGCGTAAGGTAGGCATTCTTGTTTCGGCTATTGTAATTACCCTTTACGAAGACGAAGTACAAGTCAACCAGTTTATTAGAAATCTTACAAACAAGGGCGAAAAAGTATATATTCATAAAGAAACTAAGGGTTACCCTCTTGACGTAGAAACTATCGTCAGCCCCGAAGGTTACGGCAAAAATCCTTATATTCCAACCACTCGTCCTCTTGTTGTCGTTACTGCGCCCGGTCCGGGTAGCGGTAAGCTTGCAACTTGCCTTTCTCAACTTTATCACGAGAATCTTCACGGAGTCAAGGCTGGCTACGCTAAGTTTGAAACTTTTCCTATTTGGAATTTACCGCTTTCGCACCCGATTAACGTAGCTTATGAAGCTGCGACGGCAGATTTAGGCGACGTTACCACGATTGACCCTTATCATTTACAGCGTTACAATATCACAACTACAAATTACAATCGAGATATCGAGGCTTTTCCCGTTGTCAACAATATTTTGACAAATATTGCCGGCGAACAAATATATTTTAGCCCCACTGATATGGGGGTAAACTGTCTTTCAAGCGCAATTATAGACGACTCAGCGTGTAGATACGCTTCTTGCCAAGAAGTTATTCGTCGCTATCTAGTCGCCAAGGTCGACTATAAGAAAGGTCTTGTAGGGCTTGATACCGTTACAAGATTAGAATTTTTAATGCGCAAACTTGGGTTGTCGGTGACCGACCGCCCCTGCGTTACCCCTGCGTTAGAATACGAGCGTCAATGCAGTGTTCCCGTTACGTCTATCGAGCTTGCAAACGGTCAAGTAATTACAGGTAAACAATCAGATTTGCTTACGTCTTCCGCTTCTTGCACCCTCAACGCTTTAAAGACGCTTGCAGGCATATATGACGAAGTTAAGTTGTTACCTTGCGAAGTTATCGAGCCAATAGTGTTTTTAAATCGCAATGTTTATAAGAGCAAGCGTGAAATGATGACGCTTGAACAAGTTCTTGTAGCGTTATCTATCTCGCAATATTACAACGATACGGCAATAATCGCTTTAAAACAACTGCCCAAATTAAAGGGTTGCCAAGTTCACACAACCAGAATACTTACACAAGGCACTTATTCGGTATTTAGAAAACTAGGCATTGACGTTACAAGCGAAGACGTATACGTTTCGGGCGACTTATATACCGAATAA
- a CDS encoding cytidylate kinase family protein, with amino-acid sequence MFITINGQLGSGKSAVCDILARQGYDIFSTGRIQRDIARDKGLSTLELNRLCSNDYNYDYLIDGKSKQYAKDNADKDIIFDSRLAWHFITPSFKVRLLVSPYVASLRVFANRKAEEETFSSIEDAQAELDARYEEEVSRYKTVYNVDVTDFSNYNLIIDTTTISPEKVAELILSALDDYKNNPKLRRVYVSPSNIYPTLNVDTIRVAKVDYFIEQINCRCALPKLEVLSFANKLYIYTGHTLVVSANLAHLGYLEALIYSQDDTLPNGLTVGEYIKKSNADLVSWQTMCGFNYKD; translated from the coding sequence ATGTTTATAACAATTAACGGACAGTTAGGAAGCGGTAAGTCCGCCGTATGCGACATACTTGCAAGACAAGGCTACGACATATTTAGTACGGGCAGAATTCAACGAGATATCGCTCGTGACAAAGGTCTAAGCACGCTTGAACTCAACCGTCTATGCAGTAATGACTATAACTATGATTACTTAATCGATGGCAAGTCTAAGCAATACGCTAAGGATAACGCCGATAAAGATATAATTTTCGACTCTCGCCTAGCCTGGCATTTTATCACGCCGTCGTTTAAAGTTAGGTTGCTTGTTTCGCCCTACGTCGCCTCTTTGCGAGTATTTGCTAACCGCAAAGCAGAAGAAGAAACTTTTAGTTCAATCGAAGATGCCCAAGCCGAGCTTGACGCAAGATACGAAGAAGAAGTTTCTCGTTACAAAACTGTTTACAACGTAGACGTAACAGATTTTTCTAACTACAATTTAATTATAGACACCACTACAATTTCGCCCGAAAAGGTAGCCGAGCTTATTTTAAGCGCCCTAGACGACTATAAAAATAATCCAAAGTTACGCCGTGTTTATGTTTCGCCAAGCAATATTTATCCTACTCTTAACGTAGATACGATTAGAGTAGCTAAGGTAGATTATTTTATAGAACAAATTAATTGTCGTTGCGCCTTGCCTAAACTTGAAGTGTTAAGTTTTGCAAATAAACTTTATATTTATACCGGGCATACATTAGTAGTTTCGGCAAATCTTGCTCATTTAGGTTATCTCGAAGCGTTAATTTATTCGCAAGACGATACCTTGCCTAACGGGCTAACCGTAGGCGAATATATTAAGAAATCTAACGCAGACCTTGTTAGTTGGCAAACAATGTGCGGTTTTAATTACAAAGATTAA
- a CDS encoding FGGY-family carbohydrate kinase produces the protein MERLVLSIDCGTQSLRAMVFNNVGELICISKQKYPQSYYALHSGWAEQSIDLYWDSLCRATNDCKTQIGERWNNIICMTVSPMRDTFTCVDKQGNTIRDFILWLDQRRAECKAPLPLKCKVAFRLVGMSEAIDVQRKITKSNWIAENQPQLWKKTYKYMSLGGLLNFKLTGEFKESVAGCIGHIPMQYKERKWKPTSDIQYPIFGIIDHSWLPELVQPDQVIGLVTKKASELTGIKEGLPLISAGSDKGSEAIGLGLIDQNSASLSFGTASTIQFATQKYIEPMTFMPSYPSVAPTLFNPEIQIYRGYWMVNWFLNEFAQKEVNKARELDIPPEEILNEELNNVPVGCEGLMLQPYWAPQLKQPEGKGSIIGFNSVHTKAHLYRAIIEGVGYALYDGYLNLKKRTGNDIKFLTVAGGGSQSDVICQMTADMFGLPVKRIQTYEATGLGGAITGYVAMKDYPDYQTAVASMTHYTSEFIPNLDNHKLYHELYTEVYKQTYPQLQPIYKKLYDILKRD, from the coding sequence ATGGAACGACTAGTATTATCTATTGATTGTGGCACGCAGAGCCTTAGGGCTATGGTATTTAACAACGTTGGCGAACTTATTTGCATTTCTAAGCAAAAATATCCTCAATCTTACTATGCGCTACATTCGGGTTGGGCTGAACAAAGTATTGATTTGTACTGGGACAGCCTATGTAGGGCTACTAACGACTGTAAAACGCAAATAGGCGAGCGTTGGAACAACATTATTTGTATGACCGTTTCTCCAATGAGAGATACTTTTACTTGCGTAGATAAGCAAGGCAATACTATTAGAGATTTTATACTTTGGCTTGACCAACGACGAGCCGAGTGCAAAGCGCCCCTTCCCCTTAAATGCAAAGTCGCTTTCCGTTTAGTAGGTATGAGCGAGGCGATTGACGTTCAACGCAAAATTACCAAAAGCAACTGGATAGCCGAGAACCAACCTCAACTTTGGAAAAAAACTTACAAATATATGAGCTTAGGCGGGCTACTTAACTTTAAACTAACAGGCGAATTTAAAGAGTCGGTCGCTGGCTGTATCGGGCATATTCCTATGCAGTATAAAGAACGCAAGTGGAAACCTACAAGCGATATTCAATATCCCATTTTTGGTATTATTGACCATAGTTGGCTACCCGAATTAGTTCAACCCGACCAAGTAATAGGTTTAGTCACCAAAAAAGCAAGCGAGCTTACGGGCATTAAAGAGGGCTTACCTTTAATTTCTGCCGGTAGCGACAAAGGTAGCGAGGCAATAGGGCTAGGTTTAATAGACCAGAATAGCGCAAGCCTTTCCTTTGGAACAGCTTCTACAATACAATTTGCCACCCAAAAGTATATCGAACCAATGACGTTTATGCCTTCTTATCCGTCGGTAGCGCCAACGCTATTTAACCCCGAAATACAAATTTATCGTGGGTACTGGATGGTTAACTGGTTTTTAAACGAATTTGCGCAAAAAGAAGTTAACAAGGCTAGGGAGCTTGATATTCCACCCGAAGAAATTCTCAATGAAGAGCTTAACAATGTCCCCGTTGGTTGCGAAGGGCTAATGTTACAGCCTTACTGGGCGCCTCAACTCAAACAACCCGAAGGCAAGGGCAGTATTATAGGTTTCAATTCCGTTCATACCAAAGCCCACTTATATAGGGCTATTATCGAGGGCGTAGGCTACGCTCTTTACGACGGTTATTTAAATTTGAAGAAGCGTACAGGCAACGATATTAAATTTTTAACAGTAGCGGGGGGCGGTAGTCAAAGCGACGTTATTTGTCAAATGACAGCCGATATGTTTGGTTTACCCGTTAAGCGAATACAGACTTATGAGGCGACAGGCTTAGGCGGAGCAATTACCGGCTATGTCGCTATGAAAGACTATCCCGACTACCAAACCGCAGTTGCTTCAATGACGCACTATACAAGCGAGTTTATTCCTAATTTAGACAATCATAAACTCTATCACGAATTGTATACTGAGGTCTATAAACAAACTTATCCGCAGTTGCAACCAATTTATAAGAAGCTCTACGACATCTTAAAACGTGATTAA
- the rsmI gene encoding 16S rRNA (cytidine(1402)-2'-O)-methyltransferase yields the protein MVKVYFVATPIGNLGEMSPRAIETLNSVDVIYCEDTRHSGMLLKNFNITKPLRSYHKFNEVSTLAQLSQDILVGTVAVIADAGMPTISDPGQIMVNYLKENNIAYTVISGSCAFVNAVALSGFSSPFTFVGFLPEKTVERDKLWQTISTACTLIFYSSVHNVEDDLAYLYTVLGERQVCIARELTKLYESLTFGTLGSVKIDVAKGEFVIVVEGKLEVNPLTNLTVQQHIDYYIDCGLTKMQAIKQVAKDRNITKNEIYAKTIK from the coding sequence GTGGTAAAAGTTTATTTTGTGGCAACTCCAATAGGTAATCTCGGGGAAATGAGTCCTCGTGCAATCGAAACGCTTAATTCTGTCGACGTTATTTACTGCGAGGATACTAGGCATAGCGGTATGCTTCTTAAAAATTTTAATATAACAAAACCTCTTCGTTCTTACCATAAATTTAACGAAGTTTCTACCCTTGCTCAACTTTCACAAGACATTTTAGTAGGTACTGTCGCCGTGATTGCAGACGCAGGCATGCCTACGATAAGCGACCCCGGACAAATAATGGTTAATTATTTGAAAGAAAACAATATCGCTTATACCGTTATTTCGGGCAGTTGCGCTTTTGTCAACGCAGTTGCGCTTTCGGGTTTTTCTTCTCCATTTACTTTTGTGGGGTTTTTGCCCGAAAAGACAGTCGAAAGAGATAAGCTTTGGCAGACTATTTCAACTGCCTGTACGCTAATATTTTATTCTTCGGTTCATAATGTCGAAGATGACCTCGCTTATTTATACACTGTCTTAGGCGAAAGGCAAGTTTGTATAGCTAGGGAGCTTACCAAACTTTACGAAAGCCTTACTTTTGGAACATTAGGTAGCGTAAAAATCGACGTTGCAAAAGGCGAATTTGTAATTGTTGTCGAGGGCAAACTCGAAGTCAACCCGCTGACAAATTTAACAGTTCAACAACATATAGATTACTATATCGATTGCGGACTAACCAAAATGCAAGCCATTAAGCAAGTCGCAAAAGACCGCAACATCACCAAAAACGAAATATACGCTAAGACAATTAAATAG
- a CDS encoding fumarylacetoacetate hydrolase family protein has product MQIARVLFNDVPTYAEYKDGKYYLISGDIYGEFSVGKQIEVSSLLCPVVPTKVVALGVNYAKHREEMRHDPNMLPVIFQKPVSALLAPEGNIVYPTLASTVHYEAELVIVIGKRVRKASKADAGKYIFGYTCANDVSERNFQKIDGQWTRAKGYDTFCPVGSYITTDIDPTNLTVQTVLNGTVVQDGNTADLIRNVYDIVEFVSSIMTLEVGDIILTGTPQGVGEIHVGDTVTIQISSLGSITNRVIAE; this is encoded by the coding sequence ATGCAAATTGCGAGAGTTTTGTTTAATGACGTTCCAACTTACGCCGAATATAAAGACGGCAAATATTATCTAATTTCGGGCGACATTTACGGCGAATTTAGCGTTGGCAAGCAAATAGAAGTGTCAAGTTTGCTTTGCCCAGTCGTCCCAACTAAGGTTGTCGCTTTGGGCGTAAATTACGCTAAGCACCGTGAAGAAATGCGTCACGACCCTAATATGTTACCTGTAATCTTTCAAAAACCTGTTTCGGCGTTACTTGCGCCTGAGGGCAATATAGTTTATCCAACGCTTGCAAGCACAGTTCACTATGAGGCAGAACTTGTAATAGTAATCGGCAAGCGTGTTCGCAAGGCGAGCAAAGCCGACGCTGGCAAATATATCTTTGGTTATACTTGCGCAAACGATGTTTCGGAGCGTAATTTTCAAAAAATTGACGGTCAATGGACACGTGCTAAGGGTTATGATACCTTTTGTCCTGTTGGTAGCTATATTACAACCGATATTGACCCAACAAATCTAACCGTTCAAACCGTTCTTAACGGAACTGTCGTACAAGACGGCAACACCGCCGACCTAATAAGAAACGTTTACGATATTGTCGAATTTGTTTCAAGTATAATGACGCTTGAAGTTGGCGATATTATTCTAACCGGCACACCGCAAGGCGTAGGCGAAATCCACGTTGGCGATACCGTAACCATACAAATTTCTTCTTTGGGCAGTATTACTAATAGAGTAATCGCCGAATAG
- a CDS encoding sugar O-acetyltransferase: protein MTEKERMDKGLLYLPLSPQILKSQVECLMSLYEFNACRPNELDKRTNMLKTMFAHFGDNSYIEPPLHANWGGSHVSFGDNVYANFNLTLVDDGNITVGDCVMFAPNVTIATAGHPIEPTLRSKGYQYNKDVVIGDNVWIGAGVLVMPGVTIGNNSVIGAGSVVTKNIPSDVVAYGNPCKVIRPISAKDHKYFYKDQLIDWENI from the coding sequence ATGACTGAAAAAGAACGTATGGACAAAGGGTTACTTTATCTACCGCTTTCGCCTCAAATATTAAAGAGTCAGGTTGAGTGTCTAATGTCGCTTTACGAATTTAACGCTTGCCGACCAAACGAGCTTGACAAACGAACTAATATGCTCAAAACAATGTTTGCTCACTTTGGCGACAATTCCTATATCGAACCGCCTCTTCACGCTAACTGGGGCGGTAGTCACGTTAGTTTTGGCGACAATGTTTACGCAAACTTTAATTTAACCTTAGTCGACGACGGTAATATTACAGTAGGCGACTGCGTTATGTTTGCGCCTAATGTTACAATCGCTACCGCCGGTCACCCTATCGAACCCACTCTACGTTCAAAAGGGTATCAATATAACAAAGACGTGGTAATTGGCGACAACGTTTGGATAGGTGCGGGCGTTTTAGTTATGCCGGGCGTTACAATAGGCAATAATAGCGTAATAGGCGCAGGGAGCGTAGTCACTAAGAATATTCCTAGCGACGTTGTGGCTTACGGCAACCCTTGCAAGGTTATTCGTCCAATTTCCGCCAAAGACCATAAATATTTTTATAAAGACCAATTAATCGACTGGGAGAATATTTAA
- a CDS encoding ABC-F family ATP-binding cassette domain-containing protein, which translates to MSILTVNNLTHSFDGKILFEKASFNVNSKEHIGIVGFNGAGKTTFVNIIASKIMQDEGEVLWLNGVRFGYLDQHANIDKSLSVMDYLKTSFENLFVTEQRLEQLYNEMSNLTDLDELEKLCNKSSRLQERLETSGFYEMDATIKKVANGLGIGAIGYDTSVSILSGGQRAKVMLAKLLLDDYDLIMLDEPTNFLDLEHIEWLAKYLETYQGTFLLVSHNTAFLNRVTNFILSIENHEIKKYPGNYDAFLLAHDNNQRQYVDSYERQQREIKKMEEYIAKNKARAATAGMANSRKKMLDKMDVLTKPVTVLPSTFSFECDSVITKNMLVVDNLVIGYDKPLLPPLSIHIGGEDKLWIRGTNGIGKTTLVKTIMQLIPSLSGKFSINANAKVGYLEQDFSFSNLANSAIAYLQNIYPKYSQKEIRTLLASVGLKGDLATKAIGNLSGGEQVRAKLASLERKPTGLLILDEPTNHLDVLAKEELLKALQAYTGAILLVSHEIEFSQALCNKVFDVTN; encoded by the coding sequence ATGAGCATACTAACGGTAAACAATTTAACCCACTCTTTTGACGGTAAAATTTTGTTTGAAAAGGCAAGTTTTAACGTTAACAGTAAAGAACATATAGGTATTGTTGGCTTTAACGGCGCAGGCAAGACAACTTTCGTCAACATTATCGCAAGTAAAATTATGCAAGACGAAGGCGAAGTGCTGTGGCTTAACGGCGTTCGTTTTGGTTATCTTGACCAACACGCAAATATCGACAAATCTTTGTCGGTTATGGATTACTTAAAGACTTCTTTTGAGAATTTATTTGTAACCGAGCAACGCCTCGAACAGCTTTATAACGAAATGTCTAATTTAACCGACCTAGACGAACTTGAAAAGTTATGCAACAAGAGTTCTAGACTTCAAGAACGATTAGAAACGTCGGGTTTTTATGAAATGGACGCAACCATTAAGAAAGTTGCCAACGGACTAGGCATAGGCGCTATCGGTTACGATACTAGCGTATCTATATTAAGCGGAGGGCAACGAGCCAAAGTAATGTTAGCGAAATTATTGCTTGACGACTATGATTTGATTATGCTTGACGAGCCTACAAACTTTTTAGACCTTGAACATATCGAATGGCTAGCTAAATATCTAGAAACTTATCAAGGCACGTTTTTGTTAGTTTCGCACAATACCGCATTTTTAAATAGAGTTACAAACTTTATTTTAAGCATAGAGAACCACGAAATTAAGAAATATCCCGGCAATTATGACGCATTTTTGCTTGCACACGACAATAATCAACGTCAATATGTTGATTCTTATGAGCGTCAACAGCGTGAAATTAAGAAGATGGAAGAATATATAGCCAAAAATAAGGCTCGTGCGGCAACCGCCGGTATGGCTAACAGTCGTAAAAAAATGCTTGACAAAATGGACGTGCTAACTAAACCCGTAACCGTACTGCCATCGACTTTTTCTTTTGAGTGCGACTCGGTTATTACTAAAAATATGTTAGTAGTTGATAATTTGGTAATTGGCTACGACAAACCTTTGCTTCCGCCCCTATCAATTCATATTGGAGGCGAGGACAAGCTGTGGATACGTGGTACGAATGGCATTGGCAAGACCACGCTAGTTAAGACAATTATGCAGTTAATTCCCAGTCTATCGGGCAAGTTTTCAATCAACGCAAATGCAAAAGTAGGCTATCTCGAACAAGACTTTTCATTTAGTAACCTTGCAAATTCGGCGATTGCTTACCTTCAAAATATCTATCCTAAATATTCCCAAAAAGAAATTAGAACCCTGCTCGCTAGCGTAGGACTTAAAGGCGACCTTGCCACTAAGGCGATAGGTAATTTGTCAGGCGGAGAACAAGTTAGAGCCAAACTCGCCTCTCTTGAACGCAAGCCAACCGGGCTACTTATACTTGACGAACCGACAAACCATCTTGACGTTCTCGCCAAAGAAGAACTTCTCAAAGCTCTGCAAGCTTACACGGGCGCAATTCTTCTTGTTTCGCACGAAATTGAGTTTTCCCAAGCGCTTTGTAACAAAGTTTTCGACGTTACCAACTAG